The following are from one region of the Lynx canadensis isolate LIC74 chromosome D4, mLynCan4.pri.v2, whole genome shotgun sequence genome:
- the FAM214B gene encoding protein FAM214B isoform X2 produces the protein MRHVQAEPSSSSEPEAGPSQPAVRQGALQGGLLMGYSPAGGATSPGVYQVSIFSPPAGASEPHRALKRPAPPTEVTRELKRGPGLGAREGLPPEEPSTVGLLGPEGLGLGLGLASQHFCHHGLCVVEQGGSSTSPWTSGAQSPPCPPSNASCNSLHTRDWASPDPGAQGSLGESPGPAPLGQLHTFDTDLHSLAQIGGKSPVAGVGNGGSPWPRESPSTANGHSPEHTPPGPGPPGPCPTKRRLLPAGEALDVSSEDEGPAPRRRRGTLGHPPAANSSDAKATPFWSHLLPGPKEPVLDPTDCSPMGRRLKGARRLKLSSLRSLRKGPGLLSPPSASPVPTPAVSRTLLGNFEESLLRGRFAPSGHIEGFTAEIGASGSYCPQHVTLPVTVTFFDVSEQNAPAPFLGVVDLNPLGRKGYSVPKMGTIQVTVVKMFLVTFDFSDMPAAHMTFLRHRLFLVPVGEEGNASPTCRLLCYLLHLRFRSSRSGRLSLHGDIRLLFSRRSLELDTGLPYELQAVTESPHNPRYSPLP, from the exons ATGCGCCACGTGCAGGCGGAGCCGTCTTCATCCTCAGAACCAGAGGCTGGCCCTTCGCAGCCTGCAGTCAGGCAGGGGGCCCTCCAGGGTGGCCTGCTCATGGGCTACAGCCCAGCAGGGGGGGCAACATCCCCCGGGGTCTACCAGGTATCCATCTTTTCCCCTCCAGctggtgcctctgagcctcaCAGGGCCCTGAAACGGCCGGCCCCACCCACTGAGGTTACCAGGGAGCTGAAGagaggccctgggctgggggccagAGAGGGACTACCCCCTGAAGAACCATCTACTGTGGGGCTACTAGGCCCAGAGGGACTGGGGCTGGGACTGGGTCTGGCCAGCCAGCATTTCTGTCACCATGGCCTCTGTGTTGTGGAACAGGGAGGTAGCTCCACCTCACCTTGGACTTCAGGGGCCCAGAGTCCCCCTTGTCCCCCATCAAATGCTTCCTGCAATAGTTTGCACACCAGAGACTGGGCTTCCCCAGATCCAGGGGCACAGGGGTCCCTGGGGGAGTCCCCAGGGCCAGCCCCTCTGGGCCAGCTGCACACATTTGACACTGATTTGCACAGTCTTGCACAAATAGGGGGTAAGAGCCCAGTGGCTGGGGTGGGCAACGGGGGTAGCCCTTGGCCTAGGGAGTCCCCTAGCACTGCCAATGGGCACAGTCCCGAGCACACACCCCCTGGCCCTGGACCTCCAGGCCCCTGCCCCACCAAGCGAAGGTTGCTTCCTGCTGGAGAAGCCCTGGATGTCAGCTCTGAGGATGAGGGGCCAGCCCCTCGGAGGCGCCGGGGAACCCTGGGCCACCCTCCTGCTGCCAACAGTTCTGATGCCAAAGCCACACCCTTCTGGAGCCATCTGCTGCCTGGGCCCAAGGAGCCTGTGCTG GACCCAACAGACTGCAGTCCCATGGGGCGGAGGCTGAAAGGTGCCCGTCGCCTGAAGCT GAGCTCCCTTCGAAGCCTCCGGAAGGGGCCAGGCCTGCTGAGCCCCCCCAGTGCCTCCCCTGTTCCTACCCCTGCTGTCAGCCGTACCCTGCTTGGCAACTTTGAG GAATCATTGCTGCGAGGACGCTTTGCACCATCTGGCCACATTGAGGGCTTCACGGCAGAGATTGGAGCTAGTGGATCCTACTGCCCCCAGCATGTCACCCTGCCTGTCACTGTCACCTTCTTTGATGTTTCTGAGCAAAATGCCCCGGCTCCCTTCCTG GGTGTCGTGGACCTGAATCCCCTGGGGAGGAAGGGTTACAGCGTGCCCAAGATGGGCACCATCCAAGTG ACTGTGGTGAAGATGTTCCTTGTGACCTTTGACTTCTCGGACATGCCTGCTGCCCACATGACCTTCCTGCGCCATCGCCTCTTTTTGGTGCCTGTGGGTGAGGAGGGAAATGCTAGCCCCACCTGCCGCCTCCTCTGCTACTTGCTGCACCTCAG GTTCCGGAGCTCCCGCTCAGGCCGCTTAAGCCTGCATGGAGACATCCGCCTGCTTTTTTCCCGCCGGAGCCTGGAACTGGACACAGGGCTCCCCTACGAACTGCAGGCAGTGACTGAGTCCCCTCACAATCCACGTTATTCACCTTTGCCCTGA
- the FAM214B gene encoding protein FAM214B isoform X1, translating into MRHVQAEPSSSSEPEAGPSQPAVRQGALQGGLLMGYSPAGGATSPGVYQVSIFSPPAGASEPHRALKRPAPPTEVTRELKRGPGLGAREGLPPEEPSTVGLLGPEGLGLGLGLASQHFCHHGLCVVEQGGSSTSPWTSGAQSPPCPPSNASCNSLHTRDWASPDPGAQGSLGESPGPAPLGQLHTFDTDLHSLAQIGGKSPVAGVGNGGSPWPRESPSTANGHSPEHTPPGPGPPGPCPTKRRLLPAGEALDVSSEDEGPAPRRRRGTLGHPPAANSSDAKATPFWSHLLPGPKEPVLDPTDCSPMGRRLKGARRLKLSSLRSLRKGPGLLSPPSASPVPTPAVSRTLLGNFEESLLRGRFAPSGHIEGFTAEIGASGSYCPQHVTLPVTVTFFDVSEQNAPAPFLGVVDLNPLGRKGYSVPKMGTIQVTLFNPNQTVVKMFLVTFDFSDMPAAHMTFLRHRLFLVPVGEEGNASPTCRLLCYLLHLRFRSSRSGRLSLHGDIRLLFSRRSLELDTGLPYELQAVTESPHNPRYSPLP; encoded by the exons ATGCGCCACGTGCAGGCGGAGCCGTCTTCATCCTCAGAACCAGAGGCTGGCCCTTCGCAGCCTGCAGTCAGGCAGGGGGCCCTCCAGGGTGGCCTGCTCATGGGCTACAGCCCAGCAGGGGGGGCAACATCCCCCGGGGTCTACCAGGTATCCATCTTTTCCCCTCCAGctggtgcctctgagcctcaCAGGGCCCTGAAACGGCCGGCCCCACCCACTGAGGTTACCAGGGAGCTGAAGagaggccctgggctgggggccagAGAGGGACTACCCCCTGAAGAACCATCTACTGTGGGGCTACTAGGCCCAGAGGGACTGGGGCTGGGACTGGGTCTGGCCAGCCAGCATTTCTGTCACCATGGCCTCTGTGTTGTGGAACAGGGAGGTAGCTCCACCTCACCTTGGACTTCAGGGGCCCAGAGTCCCCCTTGTCCCCCATCAAATGCTTCCTGCAATAGTTTGCACACCAGAGACTGGGCTTCCCCAGATCCAGGGGCACAGGGGTCCCTGGGGGAGTCCCCAGGGCCAGCCCCTCTGGGCCAGCTGCACACATTTGACACTGATTTGCACAGTCTTGCACAAATAGGGGGTAAGAGCCCAGTGGCTGGGGTGGGCAACGGGGGTAGCCCTTGGCCTAGGGAGTCCCCTAGCACTGCCAATGGGCACAGTCCCGAGCACACACCCCCTGGCCCTGGACCTCCAGGCCCCTGCCCCACCAAGCGAAGGTTGCTTCCTGCTGGAGAAGCCCTGGATGTCAGCTCTGAGGATGAGGGGCCAGCCCCTCGGAGGCGCCGGGGAACCCTGGGCCACCCTCCTGCTGCCAACAGTTCTGATGCCAAAGCCACACCCTTCTGGAGCCATCTGCTGCCTGGGCCCAAGGAGCCTGTGCTG GACCCAACAGACTGCAGTCCCATGGGGCGGAGGCTGAAAGGTGCCCGTCGCCTGAAGCT GAGCTCCCTTCGAAGCCTCCGGAAGGGGCCAGGCCTGCTGAGCCCCCCCAGTGCCTCCCCTGTTCCTACCCCTGCTGTCAGCCGTACCCTGCTTGGCAACTTTGAG GAATCATTGCTGCGAGGACGCTTTGCACCATCTGGCCACATTGAGGGCTTCACGGCAGAGATTGGAGCTAGTGGATCCTACTGCCCCCAGCATGTCACCCTGCCTGTCACTGTCACCTTCTTTGATGTTTCTGAGCAAAATGCCCCGGCTCCCTTCCTG GGTGTCGTGGACCTGAATCCCCTGGGGAGGAAGGGTTACAGCGTGCCCAAGATGGGCACCATCCAAGTG ACCTTATTTAACCCCAACCAGACTGTGGTGAAGATGTTCCTTGTGACCTTTGACTTCTCGGACATGCCTGCTGCCCACATGACCTTCCTGCGCCATCGCCTCTTTTTGGTGCCTGTGGGTGAGGAGGGAAATGCTAGCCCCACCTGCCGCCTCCTCTGCTACTTGCTGCACCTCAG GTTCCGGAGCTCCCGCTCAGGCCGCTTAAGCCTGCATGGAGACATCCGCCTGCTTTTTTCCCGCCGGAGCCTGGAACTGGACACAGGGCTCCCCTACGAACTGCAGGCAGTGACTGAGTCCCCTCACAATCCACGTTATTCACCTTTGCCCTGA